In a genomic window of Xenopus laevis strain J_2021 chromosome 5S, Xenopus_laevis_v10.1, whole genome shotgun sequence:
- the LOC108717918 gene encoding uncharacterized protein LOC108717918, which produces MESEVSAELYKMWLGTYAVPQAGHYWDYTDDSWNPNGEMCSDAAPCRRLLDMSDEVLLMVLELLDPFSLLKLGGACRTLYRISNTDSLWAQHCRLVFGSGFRNGCTDYTPKEAFKLLYMWGKLYKTLPCNRQLQDLLFSGLPLKRYWIQWLTLEEMVPLPPVQLTDQAIDDIWGINKDQLDEKHKVTDESLEDVDNCLYRYDWKELHNMAIKYHGDFTKVQSHVLQKMSTECHEDLEWLYCQFMRYRFQWLFSYWLFGLSKSCARQLQRIFLWWKRFDKRKVSCWGSSACDVEYLASLHAITDDYWNGKLACGDENIGIQTVENYFSMCRSLLAWILGRKWGRFKQKKVYQDTLDGVHRMLKAEMQVSVVNHEQFWAAAKVQMMRICTLEETAGNYVNWKLIDSLPCYRLYMTFGDSFYLEHIKGFLTRKQLISNWLLQEENFWVRNLLPESLFYLLEYDTKIYEERLHGDTMAAHLTRLIWLYLHSGHQLYIDAMKGFVYECAYASFASQIYETGTIISSFLYF; this is translated from the exons ATGGAGAGTGAGGTCAGTGCAGAGCTTTACAAGATGTGGTTAGGCACCTATGCAGTCCCACAGGCGGGTCATTATTGGGACTATACTGATGACTCCTGGAATCCCAATGGGGAAATGTGCTCTGATGCTGCCCCCTGCCGTAGGCTCCTGGACATGAGCGATGAAGTCCTGCTAATGGTGCTGGAGTTGTTGGATCCTTTTTCCCTGCTTAAACTTGGAGGAGCCTGTAGAACATTGTATAGGATCAGCAACACGGACAGCCTGTGGGCCCAACATTGTAGG ctTGTCTTTGGCTCTGGTTTTAGAAATGGTTGCACTGACTACACCCCAAAGGAAGCATTTAAGCTGTTGTACATGTGGGGAAAGTTGTACAAGACCCTGCCTTGCAACAGACAATTGCAGGACTTGCTGTTTTCAGGGTTACCCCTAAAAAGATACTGGATACAGTGGCTCACTTTAGAAGAAATGGTTCCTCTTCCTCCTGTCCAGCTAACTGATCAGGCTATTGATGATATATGGGGgattaataaagaccaactggATGAAAAACATAAAG TTACAGATGAATCCTTAGAAGATGTAGACAACTGCCTGTATAGATATGACTGGAAGGAACTACATAATATGGCAATAAAGTACCATGGGGATTTTACAAAGGTTCAATCTCATGTTCTTCAAAAAATGAGCACGGAAT GTCATGAGGATCTGGAGTGGCTATATTGCCAGTTTATGCGCTATCGTTTCCAATGGCTCTTTTCTTATTGGCTCTTTGGCCTTTCCAAGTCCTGTGCCAGGCAGCTGCAGAGAATCTTTTTATGGTGGAAACGGTTTGACAAAAGAAAAGTGTCTTGTTGGGGTTCTTCAGCCTGTGATGTTGAGTACTTGGCTTCTCTTCATGCGATCACAGATGACTACTGGAATGGAAAGCTGGCATGTGGAGATGAGAATATAG GTATTCAGACAGTAGAAAACTACTTTTCTATGTGCCGATCTCTACTGGCCTGGATCCTAGGCCGAAAGTGGGGAAGATTTAAACAGAAGAAG GTCTACCAAGACACGTTAGATGGTGTGCACAGAATGCTAAAGGCAGAAATGCAGGTTTCTGTTGTTAATCATGAGCAGTTCTGGGCAGCAGCTAAAGTCCAGATGATGAGAATATGCACCCTGGAAGAGACAGCTGGCAACTATGTTAACTGGAAATTGATTGACTCCTTGCCATGTTACAG GCTATACATGACGTTTGGCGATTCCTTCTATCTGGAACATATTAAAGGATTTTTAACTAGAAAGCAACTTATAAGTAACTGGCTTCTTCAAGAAGAGAACTTTTGGGTTAGGAACCTTCTACCAGAAAGCTTGTTTTACCTACTGGAGTATGACACCAAGATCTATGAAG agagaCTTCATGGTGATACTATGGCTGCACACCTTACCAGGCTTATCTGGCTGTATCTGCATTCCGGCCATCAGCTATACATTGATGCAATGAAAGGATTTGTCTACGAATGTGCTTATGCCAGTTTTGCATCCCAAATCTATGAGACTGGAACTATAATCTCTTCCTTTTTATACTTTtaa